The following coding sequences lie in one Arthrobacter sp. PGP41 genomic window:
- a CDS encoding geranylgeranyl reductase family protein codes for MKVLIVGAGPAGSTAAYYLAKAGIDVTVLEKTSFPREKVCGDGLTPRAVREIQKLGLPHPEGEGWRRNKGLRLIAGGRTIELPWPEVSDFPQYGLIRTRLGFDEELARHAQAAGAEILERHSVTEALRSEDGRVTGVRAALLDESGRKAGETRDFSADVVLAADGNSTRTAVSLGIQKRDDRPLGVAVRTYFTSPRTDDEWMEGWLELPGRDGKLLPGYGWVFGVGDGTSNVGLGILNSSKEFGKLDYKQVLREWTAGMPAEWGFTPENQVGEIRGAALPMGFNRTPHYSPGLLLLGDAGGMVSPFNGEGISYAMESARFAAEFLIDASSRSAASGGTYDADAHLARYADYVRDQWGSHFTLGRAFAALIGKPAVMKLALRTGMPIPVLMRFVVRLLANLTDPSARGFEDRVIRVLEALVPATTNTSPTPSASNQRYPQQKVRVNP; via the coding sequence GTGAAGGTACTGATAGTCGGTGCGGGGCCGGCCGGCTCCACCGCCGCGTACTACCTTGCCAAGGCCGGCATCGACGTCACCGTCCTGGAGAAAACGAGCTTCCCGCGCGAGAAGGTCTGCGGCGACGGCCTCACCCCCCGCGCCGTCCGTGAAATCCAGAAACTGGGCCTGCCCCACCCCGAGGGGGAAGGCTGGCGCCGGAACAAGGGCCTGCGCCTGATCGCCGGCGGCCGCACCATTGAACTGCCCTGGCCCGAGGTGTCCGACTTCCCGCAGTACGGCCTGATCCGCACCCGCCTGGGCTTCGACGAGGAACTGGCCCGCCACGCCCAGGCGGCCGGCGCGGAAATCCTTGAGCGGCACAGCGTCACCGAAGCGCTTCGTTCTGAGGACGGCCGCGTCACCGGTGTCCGCGCAGCGCTCCTGGATGAGTCCGGACGCAAGGCGGGGGAGACGCGCGACTTCAGTGCCGACGTCGTCCTCGCTGCGGACGGCAACTCCACCCGAACCGCCGTGTCCCTCGGCATCCAGAAGCGGGACGACCGCCCTCTCGGCGTGGCCGTACGCACCTACTTCACCTCGCCGCGCACCGACGACGAATGGATGGAAGGCTGGCTGGAACTGCCAGGCCGTGACGGCAAGCTGCTGCCCGGTTACGGCTGGGTTTTCGGCGTGGGCGACGGCACCTCCAACGTGGGCCTTGGCATCCTGAACTCCTCCAAGGAATTCGGCAAGCTCGACTACAAGCAGGTCCTGCGCGAATGGACCGCCGGCATGCCCGCCGAGTGGGGCTTCACGCCGGAGAACCAGGTGGGCGAGATCCGCGGCGCCGCGCTGCCCATGGGCTTCAACCGCACCCCGCACTATTCGCCCGGCCTGCTGCTCCTGGGTGATGCCGGCGGCATGGTGTCCCCGTTCAACGGTGAGGGCATCTCCTACGCCATGGAGTCCGCGCGCTTCGCCGCCGAGTTCCTGATTGATGCCTCCTCGCGCTCGGCTGCTTCGGGCGGAACGTACGACGCCGACGCGCACCTCGCGCGGTACGCGGACTACGTGCGGGACCAGTGGGGCTCGCACTTCACGCTCGGCCGGGCCTTCGCCGCGCTGATCGGCAAACCTGCCGTCATGAAGCTCGCGCTGCGCACCGGCATGCCGATCCCGGTTCTGATGCGCTTTGTGGTCCGGCTCCTGGCCAACCTCACGGACCCGTCCGCGAGGGGCTTTGAGGACCGGGTGATCCGGGTCCTCGAAGCGCTGGTCCCGGCCACAACCAACACATCGCCCACCCCGTCGGCTTCGAATCAGCGGTATCCGCAACAAAAAGTTAGGGTTAACCCGTGA